ATCTCCAGTGTTTAGACGTTTCAGTAAGTGAGACGTCAGCGTGCTGTTTGTTAAAACTGAAACGTTATACTTGCGTCactctgtatgtgtgttcttAAATGTATGCATCACAACACATTTGCTGATACATTTCCATATATGTGGCTCTCATCAGTATTTTTGAGTAGCTAACAGATGTGCTTAATTGCTTGTCACAGGCCATAATTACGTTTGTGTTTACTTTATTCTCCCTCAAGTATtgatttttgtttggttttttttaatagccaTGTGGCCATAAAAACCAAAATTGCATTTGTGATAAATGCAGTTAAGTCATTTGATGGAACGTTTTAATATCCAAAACTtggtttggtagccgtttgctgATATTTAATTGTGTGAGAGGTGCCGGCCACTGTAATATGTGCATTAAATATTTCCTTCATATagtgaaattgaattgtagtaTGAGAGACTCCTGCCTCCGTTTGCGTACGCACCCCCGCTTTATGTCAGGTCTGCACACACGGCATGTGATCGCTAATGTGTGCACACGCAGTTGGACGGTAGACGAGAATAGAGGTTTCCGAGAGTCTAGAACAATACGGTGCCTATTCCTGCTGCCCACTCCTGGTATGCTGCTGAATGGCCCTTTGAGATAAGTAACACTGACCTCTGCTAGTGGGTTCGCAAAGGTTAACAACTATCAGGCGGGGAGGTGGGGCTGCCAGGGTGAGTCACGGTCACGAACATGAGTGACTCATCGGACGGGCAACAGGATTAAACGGAAAGAGAAAGATGAGTCGTGACAGAGTGGAGATTGTGACCGCGGGGGTAAAGAGGAGGGGGCTCACGGAATGAGATAATAATGTGAGATAAGTTTACTATGAAATTTCTCttgagttttcctttttttacatGAAAGAGTTGTGTCTGATCTGGTGTCTAATGGTCCTGAAAAAGTTTGGTAAGTCCCACTATTTAATTAGATGCACTTGAAAAGGCAGgatgtttttaataaaagacATGACAGGACTCGAAGGCTGTAACCATGTGACTCATGTTCCGGTCCAACGTGTTGCAATCAGAAAATCTAAATCAGCAGGACCTCTGACTCCAACCACATTCCTTCAAGGACACTTTGAGTTGAATCACAGATTTAACCATTTATTTAGTAGCACTGAGAGCCATTGGTTTCATCTGGATTAATGAGCACAAACCAGCAAAGCATGTCTGTAGTTTAGTGATCTATATGGATATATACTACATGGGGAATATATAAGCATACATATGCCAGGAATCACTACAGTTTGATGCTGTGAGAAATCATATTGTGATTCTATCTGAAATTCTAGTCAGTGCTTAATTGAACTGTCAGATGTACAAATGCTTACATTTGTGGGATTTGCATAAAGTATTTGTATATCCCATATAGATGTTGGCACTCACAGTGCCCTAAGCAATGTTTATGCAAAGTTTAATCAAGATTGGTCCACTCGTCAGCGACAGAGATGGGGAACATACGGACATATGTACGTTAGTTATTATAATGACATCCTGTCCTTTTTTATCTTGGGAAAAGATGAGATGACATCATACTGCTtctatgtttttgttgttgttttttttgtttttttaatttagaccAAATGACTGTGATTGACCCCCTTCTGGCTCTACTGTGTAGTAGTAGTAAACACGGTTACTTCTAATTGTGAAAGATTCCTGGTTTGAGCGCAGAAGGAGACACAAACCCACCTTCATGTGGTCACAAGCCAGCTAGTGTACTCCTCATGCCGGTGCCAAGCCTGTACAAATGGGAGGGTTTCATTAGGAAGGGCATCCGGCgtaaaatctgtgccaaattAAACATCCACTGTGGCAATCTCCTgggaaataagggagcagccgaAAGTACCccactgagttttttttttttctttcccctcccCCCCTTTAAGTTTCATTTCTGGTTTACAAGAAATGTTGATGACTATTTCTCTTGTTTAATTATTTAAGTTTggtgggagggtgggggtgtgggtgtgtgtgtttgtgagatgTTGAAGATGTTTTCAGCCAAGCTTGTAAAATTAGGTTGACTTTTCTCTTCCCGTCTCCTCTCAGAGCGCTGTCTAGAAGACCATGAGCTGGTGGTTCAGGTCCAGGCCTCCATGAACAGCGACGGTAGATTCCTCTTCAGGAAGAACTATGCCAAATATGAATTCTTCAGAAACCCCCTGGTAATTACTTTTCCTGAGACACTTCTTTACTTGCCACGTCACTCGTGACGGCATCTTGTTGAAATACAGAGcctgtaaaaacaacaaatgtagGCCAACTTAGCCTTGCAGATTATTTCATAATTACAGCAGACTGCAATAATGAAAGTAGTCACCTGTGCTTCTGTCACAAAATCTGACCCTATAATTATTGTCACAGTATCTGTaattctgcctctctctctccacaccCCCTCCTTTGAACAGACATTTTTCCCAGAGCACATGGTCGCGTGGTGCCAGGAAACCAATCATGCAATTCTACCATCTCAGCTCCTTCAGGTACGTACAGCTCACACACGCATGTCTTTCAGTCTCGCTGCTGCTCTTGACACGCAAACAGTTTCGTTTTCAGAGTCAGCACCTGCTACATGCATACTGTACAATCAAGCTGGCATACCTCACCTCTGACCCTTAGACAGTGTGTCTCGTCAGAGCCTGCAGTAATAACTAGTGTTGATCCCCTGTTGACACGACTGTCTCGGCGCACACACCACAGGCCCGGCTCTTGTGATGGATGGAATTAAGCCATCAGAAATAGAACGCAGAGTTTCGGATCTACCCTTGTGctgttgggatttttttttttattgatgaaAGTACGAGCAAAACGCAGCTGAATTAAATTTTTTAACGGTGTCTTTTAAAATTTACAGACAGCAGAATGAACGAAGAGGCAAAAACTAAAATATCTTCTAAAACATGTACCtcctttttaatgttgtgggaGGTTTGGGGTGGGGGCAGGTTGTAGACTGGAGGATTATGATGGTAATTTGGTGAGCTGCTTTTGTGAAGGAGGCTGGTCGGATTTCTAATATAttaagatgcttttttttttttttttttttttttttttgacaaagctGTAGTAGCAACCAAAACGAAAAAACTTGATAGGTTTACTGAAGTTTTTAGTGGACTTTCTCTAATGTAGTTACAAATATGTGCAgtcattttaatttgcattGGGTGTGTCCAGTGACTTGAATTGGCTTCTGCTTGGTGGAAAAAATTGTGCCTGTCAATATCATCATATTCAGAGCTTCAGATCCAACTCGCAGCTGTACTTAATAGGAgattattcatgtttttatcaCAGATGTTGTAAATGGCTGGCAGAAAGCTGGCTGTCGACGCATGTTAGATGTTGAATGATCCTTTCTCCAGACTTCTCACCCTTTAGGAAATCTGTAAGGACTTCGACAGGTTGGGCCGAGGCAGGTTTATATTCGTGGGATTTCCTGTGTATAAATCTCCAAATATCTTTATGTTCATACATCCATCTTCTGAGTGTGCTCTCTGCAATAGGATTTAAACAATTCGAGTAGTTCCATAGTGGAAAATTTTCACATGGTGACCTTtttagttagaatgactcgggccTCGAGCCATGTGTTCGTTTTGGGGTTCTAGGTAATTactcagtttgtttttattacccAAGATGGGATCTGCACCTACCTGTTGTATGTTTTCTCAGTACTGTTTCCACACGTGTGTCACATGTGTACTTTTTGGCTGCTCACTAATACTCCCAGTATACTCTTTACAAAtatcaaaaaagagaaaatgtctgGTAGGAGatttatttttggattttaaatATCTTAATGGGATGGATTAATGGGATTGGCTGGCGTTCTCCTGCATCATGTAATGGAGCTGTCAGTGTTAAAATCACAAGTGGAATCCATCACTTCAAGGTAGCCACTCACAGAAAGCTTTTAAGTCCTCGGCTGATCATATAGAAGTTATGCGCGCTTATCCTCTGCATAGAGGAGTTAATAACTGGATCGGAATGAGGTGAGCTGGAGTTGTCAGGAATTTCCAGAGCCGGAATTCTTCCAAGCACAAGATCTTTGCACTCAATTAGAGTCCTGTGTAAACCAAGGCGCTCTCTAACCCTGAGCTCCTCCAGGTGTTTGCAATATTTGGCATTATGCAAGATGCATGTCAGGAAGTTACTGAAGCGAACGGCCTCCAAAGGGCAGCTCATTGTATTAACGTTCCGTGTGAATGTGCAGATTTGGATAATGTTCATGCACGAAGCCTAATGTCAGATTGTTTCCAAAACACTGGGAAACACATGCTTTAAATATTCAAAAGTACTGTGGAACAGTTTGCCTTTTACCCGCAAGCCACAGATTCCAGATCAGCTTCAGTAACTTCACTTGCAGTTCACGGTGAAATCCTTTCCTAAAACATGGAAACCACAAACACCCATAAGACAAATTAGGCTTTAGAGGTTCCCTGTAGAAATGCacagttttcattttattaGCCATAAAACACAACAGGACAAAGTTTTAATGGAGTTTTTCTTTTGAGTTTAACAAACATATCTTTTCCAAGCAGTATTAGTAAATTATGTATATACTGTTCTCTTAGtttttgtaattaaatgtaCAAATGTTACTATCAGGATTGTGACAGCCTTTGATTTTTCACACATTGTCACAATGAGCCTCCTGTCTTTGATGCCCCTACAGATGGTGCCAGCTTTCTGCCTGTGGTAGTGACAGGGGGTTCAGAGGCTTCAGATGTAATCTGGGTCCTTTTTACAAAAGAAATGACAGAGTGAATAAATTGTTAATTATTTGCGTTTTCCCGCTCCCTGTTTTAGAACTTCCTAGCCACCAACAGCTGTCCAGAAATCCAGGGGCATCTGTACATGAAGGAGGTGGGAAGGAAATCATGGAAGAAGGTTTACATGTTTCTGCGGCGCTCAGGGCTCTACTGTTCTACAAAAGGAACCTCAAAGGTAACGGCGGCTCGCTCCATTCATCTCAGACGCAAAATACAGTCCACCTTAAATGTAATCTCCTTGAAAGAAACTCCGTGTTATTGACGGCCGAGTTGCACACGCCTCTGTCTGTTCGTGTGCCTCCGGGCTGTCTCCTCTCTGATGTTTtgatttattaatttctgtctccaGGAGCCCAGACATCTACAGTTACTAGCAGACCTCGAGGACAGCAACATCTTCACTGTCATCACAGGCAAGAAGCAGCACGGCGCACCCACAGACTACGGGTTCTGCATCAAGGTGAGACACAAGTGAGATGAAACGGATTTTATCTAATTATGAAATACTGGAATGATGAAATATTACGAGCTGAGTATGATTCATATCCTGTGCCGCTTCTTGTCTCGGTAGAACTGGTTTATCAGTGcagtaacttttttttctccctgtgaTTTATGAGTTATAAACTCAGATGAACGGTCTTTGGTTTTGTTGTTCATATCATCTTTCTCTCTCCAATTAATAATAATGGTGATAGAAGTGGTGTCAAGAATAAGAGTTTGATGCAGTGAGCGTCGTCTCTGTTCTGATTGTGTAAATTGTTAATTGGCAGCCTAATAAAAGCAGAGGGGATATGAAGGAGCTGAGAATGCTGTGTGCAGAGGACGAACAGAGCAGAAGCTGTTGGATGACCGCTTTTCGAATCTTTAAGGTAATTCTGCAATGCCTACATCGCAGTACAGCCAACATGATTTCTAGCATACTGTTTGTACCATCAAACCTTTTAATTGTTTGTAATACAAGTAATTTGATGGCCTTTATTCACTACTATGTTCCTTTTCCTTTGCAGTATGGGATCGTATTGTACCAGAATTACAAGATTCCTCAACAAAGGAAAACTTTACTTTCACACTTTTCAGCTCCTGTGGTAAGTTTACTGGAGTGATTGTGCATGTAAGGATATTACAGCATAGTCTGACTTAGTTTAGGTAAATGATCTGCCTTCATTTGTAGTCTGTCTGCACTCTAACACTTGTATTTTGACTGTCATGTGTCTTTGTCTCCCTCTAGAGGAGCGTATCAGAAAACTCCCTCGTGGCAATGGATTTCTCAGGGAGGATAGGCAGAGTGATTGACAACCCGGTCGAAGCGCAGAGTGCTGCCATGGAGGAGGGGCACGCGTGGCGGGTGAGAGATGCTCGACTCTCTGTTACCTGTTAGTTTTTTTTAGGATCCTCGCAGCTCTGTTTATGTTTGCGCCAGTATTTATAGAGAGCTAATTGAGTTAAAGTTATCAGAACTTTATGTTAAGAACCTACAAATTGCTGTACCTCAAACAGACCATGAACTAAACTGCattgttttgtctctgtgtggcATCTTTCTCAGAAGAGGACTCAACGAATGAACATACTGGGGTCCCACAGTCCATTACACCACTCCTCACTAAGCTCAGGTAAATGTAAaacgaggaaaaaaaaacttgcaacTGATCCCTaactttgcatatttttttctgtgtatataacgttattttaaaaaaatgtacttaaaaaataaaaacattgttaTTCTCTGCAGTCATCCACATAGCTCAGCTCTGGTTCCATGGCAGGATAACCAGAGAAGAGTCCCATCGCATTGTCCACCAGCAGGGACAAGTAGATGGGTAAGTAAGCTGgcaaagctttttttctttatatatttttacacttatttatttatatatctgtGTGTCTATATACATATAGAATCTGTAACATGAAGTGAAGGCTTTTACAACATTTCTTCTCATTTATGTTGTTGCACAGGTTGTTTCTGCTGAGAGTCAGCCAGAGTAATCCCAAGGCGTTTGTGCTCACATTGTGCCATCACCAGAAAATCAAGCATTTCCAGATCCTACCGGTAAGACTCTCGCTTACTTGTTACATGTCTCGTGCGTGTTTGTATATTGTTGCACCTGATGGCTTTACTGTACCGCATTTAAGTGTTGCCAAATCTATTAGACCACCATAAAAGTAGGTAAACACAAGTGTTTTAGGACTCTGTCAAAAATTAATCAAGTATAATTCTTGTTCAGGAATGTAAgtaattaacttttttttccctcaagaTGCCAAattaaatctgcttttcattttttttaatacaacatTTAAATTAGGAAATTCATCAATAACAGCTCATTGATCATTTTGATTAAAGAGGTTACCCATACTACTACTGTgtggattaaccattacagaaacataaaaatgattttgataATTACaagctgttgttgtttaagGCAGCTGTGGCATAAAACTTGCATTGGGTGTTGGtctaatacatttgttaaatACAGCATCTTCCATGGTAGCTTAATTTGTTAACCCTGTAATGCCAAGTGTACCATATTTGAGTTTTTGTGATCTCTACACCACCAGTGtttgctgtcagcgttaatcttgttaaaatgacgcTAACGCCATAACCGCGTTAACGCCgcaaatctccattagcgagttagcgcggatcgcccgtgcgtggggctgttagcattaacatcattttaacgagattaacgctgacagcactaatataaaAAGCTAAATTGCACAAAAATTCCAGATGTGgcaaaa
This sequence is a window from Oreochromis aureus strain Israel breed Guangdong linkage group 11, ZZ_aureus, whole genome shotgun sequence. Protein-coding genes within it:
- the grb10b gene encoding growth factor receptor-bound protein 10 isoform X5; translated protein: MDSSLESLYSSCSGPQTESTPLLHNGQTSTSHHHHHQAHQHNQPRQGQHSHGISHISPELPSSSDSPQTGLRRSQPMHINAVRRLQEQEQQLRTSSLPAIPNPFPELCSPASSPVLSPGSLPPGEPSSGKYIVKIFSEDGMGKVVEIPANMTARDLCQLLVYKSHCVDDNSWALVEHHPLLGLERCLEDHELVVQVQASMNSDGRFLFRKNYAKYEFFRNPLTFFPEHMVAWCQETNHAILPSQLLQNFLATNSCPEIQGHLYMKEVGRKSWKKVYMFLRRSGLYCSTKGTSKEPRHLQLLADLEDSNIFTVITGKKQHGAPTDYGFCIKPNKSRGDMKELRMLCAEDEQSRSCWMTAFRIFKYGIVLYQNYKIPQQRKTLLSHFSAPVRSVSENSLVAMDFSGRIGRVIDNPVEAQSAAMEEGHAWRKRTQRMNILGSHSPLHHSSLSSVIHIAQLWFHGRITREESHRIVHQQGQVDGLFLLRVSQSNPKAFVLTLCHHQKIKHFQILPCEEDGQGFFSLDDGATKFTDLIQLVEFYQLNRGVLPCKLKHPCTVVAL
- the grb10b gene encoding growth factor receptor-bound protein 10 isoform X2; the encoded protein is MAVAGCPDYFLHHPNYQENIDRSSNHRQTELIDPRFQQPANQSSPNHQEDDVDLEALVNEMDSSLESLYSSCSGPQTESTPLLHNGQTSTSHHHHHQAHQHNQPRQGQHSHGISHISPELPSSSDSPQTGLRRSQPMHINAVRRLQEQEQQLRTSSLPAIPNPFPELCSPASSPVLSPGSLPPGEPSSGKYIVKIFSEDGMGKVVEIPANMTARDLCQLLVYKSHCVDDNSWALVEHHPLLGLERCLEDHELVVQVQASMNSDGRFLFRKNYAKYEFFRNPLTFFPEHMVAWCQETNHAILPSQLLQNFLATNSCPEIQGHLYMKEVGRKSWKKVYMFLRRSGLYCSTKGTSKEPRHLQLLADLEDSNIFTVITGKKQHGAPTDYGFCIKPNKSRGDMKELRMLCAEDEQSRSCWMTAFRIFKYGIVLYQNYKIPQQRKTLLSHFSAPVRSVSENSLVAMDFSGRIGRVIDNPVEAQSAAMEEGHAWRKRTQRMNILGSHSPLHHSSLSSVIHIAQLWFHGRITREESHRIVHQQGQVDGLFLLRVSQSNPKAFVLTLCHHQKIKHFQILPCEEDGQGFFSLDDGATKFTDLIQLVEFYQLNRGVLPCKLKHPCTVVAL
- the grb10b gene encoding growth factor receptor-bound protein 10 isoform X4, with the translated sequence MAVAGCPDYFLHHPNYQQENIDRSSNHRQTELIDPRFQQPANQSSPNHQEDDVDLEALVNEMDSSLESLYSSCSGPQTESTPLLHNGQTSTSHHHHHQAHQHNQPRQGQHSHGISHISPELPSSSDSPQTGLRRSQPMHINAVRLQEQEQQLRTSSLPAIPNPFPELCSPASSPVLSPGSLPPGEPSSGKYIVKIFSEDGMGKVVEIPANMTARDLCQLLVYKSHCVDDNSWALVEHHPLLGLERCLEDHELVVQVQASMNSDGRFLFRKNYAKYEFFRNPLTFFPEHMVAWCQETNHAILPSQLLQNFLATNSCPEIQGHLYMKEVGRKSWKKVYMFLRRSGLYCSTKGTSKEPRHLQLLADLEDSNIFTVITGKKQHGAPTDYGFCIKPNKSRGDMKELRMLCAEDEQSRSCWMTAFRIFKYGIVLYQNYKIPQQRKTLLSHFSAPVRSVSENSLVAMDFSGRIGRVIDNPVEAQSAAMEEGHAWRKRTQRMNILGSHSPLHHSSLSSVIHIAQLWFHGRITREESHRIVHQQGQVDGLFLLRVSQSNPKAFVLTLCHHQKIKHFQILPCEEDGQGFFSLDDGATKFTDLIQLVEFYQLNRGVLPCKLKHPCTVVAL
- the grb10b gene encoding growth factor receptor-bound protein 10 isoform X3 — encoded protein: MAVAGCPDYFLHHPNYQQENIDRSSNHRQTELIDPRFQQPANQSSPNHQEDDVDLEALVNEMDSSLESLYSSCSGPQTESTPLLHNGQTSTSHHHHHQAHQHNQPRQGQHSHGISHISPELPSSSDSPQTGLRRSQPMHINAVRRLQEQEQQLRTSSLPAIPNPFPELCSPASSPVLSPGSLPPGEPSSGKYIVKIFSEDGMGKVVEIPANMTARDLCQLLVYKSHCVDDNSWALVEHHPLLGLERCLEDHELVVQVQASMNSDGRFLFRKNYAKYEFFRNPLTFFPEHMVAWCQETNHAILPSQLLQNFLATNSCPEIQGHLYMKEVGRKSWKKVYMFLRRSGLYCSTKGTSKEPRHLQLLADLEDSNIFTVITGKKQHGAPTDYGFCIKPNKSRGDMKELRMLCAEDEQSRSCWMTAFRIFKYGIVLYQNYKIPQQRKTLLSHFSAPVRSVSENSLVAMDFSGRIGRVIDNPVEAQSAAMEEGHAWRRTQRMNILGSHSPLHHSSLSSVIHIAQLWFHGRITREESHRIVHQQGQVDGLFLLRVSQSNPKAFVLTLCHHQKIKHFQILPCEEDGQGFFSLDDGATKFTDLIQLVEFYQLNRGVLPCKLKHPCTVVAL
- the grb10b gene encoding growth factor receptor-bound protein 10 isoform X6 codes for the protein MPSCSPDCCLLRAVEIVKIFSEDGMGKVVEIPANMTARDLCQLLVYKSHCVDDNSWALVEHHPLLGLERCLEDHELVVQVQASMNSDGRFLFRKNYAKYEFFRNPLTFFPEHMVAWCQETNHAILPSQLLQNFLATNSCPEIQGHLYMKEVGRKSWKKVYMFLRRSGLYCSTKGTSKEPRHLQLLADLEDSNIFTVITGKKQHGAPTDYGFCIKPNKSRGDMKELRMLCAEDEQSRSCWMTAFRIFKYGIVLYQNYKIPQQRKTLLSHFSAPVRSVSENSLVAMDFSGRIGRVIDNPVEAQSAAMEEGHAWRKRTQRMNILGSHSPLHHSSLSSVIHIAQLWFHGRITREESHRIVHQQGQVDGLFLLRVSQSNPKAFVLTLCHHQKIKHFQILPCEEDGQGFFSLDDGATKFTDLIQLVEFYQLNRGVLPCKLKHPCTVVAL
- the grb10b gene encoding growth factor receptor-bound protein 10 isoform X1 → MAVAGCPDYFLHHPNYQQENIDRSSNHRQTELIDPRFQQPANQSSPNHQEDDVDLEALVNEMDSSLESLYSSCSGPQTESTPLLHNGQTSTSHHHHHQAHQHNQPRQGQHSHGISHISPELPSSSDSPQTGLRRSQPMHINAVRRLQEQEQQLRTSSLPAIPNPFPELCSPASSPVLSPGSLPPGEPSSGKYIVKIFSEDGMGKVVEIPANMTARDLCQLLVYKSHCVDDNSWALVEHHPLLGLERCLEDHELVVQVQASMNSDGRFLFRKNYAKYEFFRNPLTFFPEHMVAWCQETNHAILPSQLLQNFLATNSCPEIQGHLYMKEVGRKSWKKVYMFLRRSGLYCSTKGTSKEPRHLQLLADLEDSNIFTVITGKKQHGAPTDYGFCIKPNKSRGDMKELRMLCAEDEQSRSCWMTAFRIFKYGIVLYQNYKIPQQRKTLLSHFSAPVRSVSENSLVAMDFSGRIGRVIDNPVEAQSAAMEEGHAWRKRTQRMNILGSHSPLHHSSLSSVIHIAQLWFHGRITREESHRIVHQQGQVDGLFLLRVSQSNPKAFVLTLCHHQKIKHFQILPCEEDGQGFFSLDDGATKFTDLIQLVEFYQLNRGVLPCKLKHPCTVVAL